One genomic segment of Coffea arabica cultivar ET-39 chromosome 6e, Coffea Arabica ET-39 HiFi, whole genome shotgun sequence includes these proteins:
- the LOC140009898 gene encoding uncharacterized protein, with the protein MAPYEALYGRRCRSPIHWDEVGKKKIIDPATIPWVEEAYERVKVIRQRLQTAQSRQKSYADHRRKDLEFEIGDKVFLRITPLKGKIRAGKGKKLQPRYIGPFNILQRIGKVAYRLELPASLSLIHDVFHVSLLKKYHPDPTHILPPEDVELDESLTYEERPIQILDRKVMDLRNKQIPLVKVLWKHHEVEESTWELEKDM; encoded by the coding sequence atggccccatatgaagcTTTGTATGGACGACGATGTCGATCCCCaatccattgggatgaagtaggaaagaaaaagattataGATCCGGCtacaataccatgggttgaggaagcctaCGAACGGGTAAAGGTGATCCGCCAAAGACTTCAAACAGCCCAAAGCCGACAGAAAAGTTATGCCGATCAtaggaggaaggatttggaattcGAGATAGGAGATAAGGTGTTTCTTCGAATTACCCCgttgaaaggaaaaattagagcaggaaaagggaaaaagttgcaaccacgGTACATAGGACCTTTCAATATACTCCAACGAATAGGAAAGGTGGCTTATCGACTTGAATTACCAGCTAGTTTGTCTCTGATCCATGACGTTTTTCATGTTTCTTTActtaagaaataccatccgGATCCGACTCACATTTTGCCACCAGAAGATGTTGAACTCGACGAGTCCTTAACCTATGAAGAACGACCCATTCAAATATTGGATCGGAAGGTGATGGACCTGAGAAACAAACAGATTCCATTAGTAAAGGTTCTATGGAAGCATCATGAAGTGGAAGAATCAACCTGGGAACTAGAAAAGGACATGTAA